In one window of Chryseobacterium viscerum DNA:
- a CDS encoding SDR family oxidoreductase: MNIQLFSKNALVGGATQGIGAGIAIELAKCGANVTVMARNETKLKAFVSSLPVINPEQKHEYLVADFSDFEEYKKIITGYFNDHSVDILVNNTNGPEPGLALDKTPDDYQKAFDLLFKTVCETTLLALPHMIQQKKGRIINVSSLSVKEPIGNLALSNSIRSAVIAWAKTLSNEIAQHNITVNNVLTGYFDTERIQKLVTHEAQQSGAPAEEIKKTRENKIPMKRFGQPEEYGHLVAFLASEYAGYLTGTSIPLDGGLNNTY; encoded by the coding sequence ATGAATATTCAACTTTTTTCAAAAAATGCTTTAGTAGGTGGAGCTACCCAGGGAATAGGCGCAGGAATTGCCATAGAGCTGGCAAAATGCGGGGCCAATGTTACCGTTATGGCCCGTAATGAAACAAAACTTAAAGCCTTCGTTTCTTCACTGCCGGTAATTAATCCGGAACAGAAACATGAATATCTGGTGGCTGACTTTTCAGACTTTGAAGAGTATAAGAAAATTATAACAGGATATTTTAATGACCATTCGGTTGATATTTTGGTAAACAATACAAACGGTCCGGAACCAGGTTTGGCACTCGATAAAACGCCGGATGATTATCAGAAAGCGTTTGATCTTCTTTTTAAAACGGTTTGCGAAACAACGTTATTGGCTTTACCTCATATGATCCAACAGAAAAAAGGCCGTATTATCAATGTTTCTTCTTTATCAGTTAAGGAACCCATCGGAAATCTGGCGCTGTCAAATTCTATCCGTTCTGCGGTAATTGCATGGGCAAAAACCCTTTCGAATGAAATTGCACAACATAATATCACCGTAAATAATGTTCTGACAGGATATTTTGACACCGAACGAATCCAAAAACTTGTTACCCATGAGGCTCAGCAAAGCGGTGCTCCGGCGGAAGAAATAAAAAAGACAAGAGAAAATAAGATTCCCATGAAAAGATTCGGGCAGCCGGAAGAATATGGACATCTTGTTGCCTTCCTTGCATCAGAATATGCCGGATATCTCACCGGAACCAGTATTCCTCTGGACGGAGGGCTAAATAATACCTATTAG
- a CDS encoding RidA family protein, with product MEKRTVNPWKWQDERSYSQAVEVKNVECTLYCSGQAAIDPDGTSSDKDMKSQLEQAIANLEEVITTAGYECSGIVRLNIYTTSTEELWPYFPILQEWIGRHKIQQAVTMLEVTGLFETLKVELEATVVK from the coding sequence CATGGAAATGGCAGGATGAGAGAAGCTATTCTCAGGCTGTAGAGGTAAAAAATGTTGAATGTACTTTATACTGCTCAGGACAGGCGGCTATTGATCCTGATGGAACATCCAGTGATAAGGATATGAAATCGCAGCTGGAACAGGCTATTGCCAACCTGGAAGAAGTGATCACTACAGCAGGGTATGAATGCAGCGGTATTGTAAGATTAAATATCTATACAACTTCTACGGAAGAACTCTGGCCTTATTTTCCCATTCTTCAGGAATGGATTGGCAGACATAAAATTCAGCAGGCCGTAACGATGCTTGAAGTAACAGGCTTGTTTGAAACTTTAAAAGTGGAACTTGAAGCTACAGTTGTAAAATAA